A window of Methanolobus sediminis contains these coding sequences:
- a CDS encoding VWA domain-containing protein — protein sequence MVSFENPEMFWLIIPALIAGLYLLKKGTKKGLIISRIIVAILLITALASPFILVASVTSDDNPNIVIISDETESMEIFSNGSATDLYEALTAKTPTSIVRLTGDSTALGDAIIQYSTGDNQIVLVSDGNSNTGEDVETALQFAKEMGTTVYYVQPEVQYNDISVEIEGDKTVVRNNENQFNIIVTQAMDQEIKYTYSLYSDDTLISSRTITQTERTKTIPITQVKFSTLGAHTLRAEINPLSYDYDPINNEFYKAIYAIPKPKIRTIGLDVNSPLADILLNLYDVSRTGELANIDSRKAIIIDNTHANTFSESEVEEMKSFLNDGKGIVVVGGDSSYNFGDYLNSSIEEILPVRSEPTDWTGGRSIVLILDLSGSLGGGDVAVNESKSDMETHTISEVLSMANSIIDNEDLRDSDMAVVSFTDYVNDTSNGFVTLSNENDREKLMDTVSRLTAQLTDKSHLDDALSLAEEELNQKGGQSLVLIISDGGIGSDIYEDSVDIASRMHDNGVNFIFVHVYSTQNYQKDDDGNYYAELFISSIGQDTGYYHTEKDTFTVNIDFGTADEEQPDFEEDTDLGEFPLIELNSKHFITKNIDIEGSVTGYNDVTPKAGADRLIITSTGKPILTTWRYGLGRVAAVTTDNGLGGDNMWATELYSGNNSKLISSTVNWAIGNPVEESGAVVEAADTWYGTPTTIELTMYDEGIPTLKLDGETLDLSLTGTNVYEAVIEPEPIGMHDLSGYPVAVNYALEYRNMGLNEDMAALITANGGSIYTSVTEARSSIFEEAQDNSEKLVKESVSQKIYFLLAALIIFLGEVTIRRIKEIKEMKQQEKEIKPEI from the coding sequence ATGGTCAGTTTTGAGAATCCTGAAATGTTCTGGCTGATAATTCCGGCCCTTATTGCAGGACTTTATCTTCTGAAAAAGGGAACTAAAAAAGGACTTATTATATCACGTATCATTGTTGCTATTTTGCTGATTACGGCTTTAGCATCACCTTTCATACTGGTTGCAAGCGTAACATCAGATGATAATCCGAACATCGTGATAATCTCCGATGAAACTGAAAGCATGGAGATATTCTCAAACGGCTCAGCAACTGACCTTTATGAAGCCCTTACAGCAAAAACACCAACATCAATTGTTAGGCTCACCGGAGACAGCACTGCACTTGGGGATGCTATTATCCAGTATTCCACAGGAGATAATCAGATCGTGCTGGTCTCAGATGGTAACAGCAATACCGGCGAGGATGTGGAAACTGCCCTGCAGTTTGCAAAGGAGATGGGAACCACTGTATATTATGTGCAGCCGGAAGTGCAGTACAACGACATTAGTGTTGAGATCGAAGGCGATAAGACCGTTGTACGCAACAATGAGAACCAGTTCAACATCATTGTAACGCAGGCAATGGATCAGGAAATTAAGTATACTTATTCATTGTACAGCGATGACACACTCATCAGCAGCCGTACCATTACCCAGACGGAACGTACAAAAACAATACCAATAACACAGGTCAAATTCAGTACTCTGGGAGCACATACACTGAGAGCAGAGATCAATCCTTTAAGTTATGATTATGATCCTATTAATAATGAATTCTACAAAGCCATATATGCAATCCCTAAACCAAAAATAAGGACCATAGGACTTGACGTGAATTCACCGCTTGCGGACATATTACTCAACCTATACGATGTTTCAAGAACAGGAGAACTTGCAAACATTGATAGCCGCAAAGCAATAATCATTGATAATACCCATGCAAACACTTTCAGCGAGAGTGAAGTAGAGGAAATGAAAAGCTTCCTCAACGATGGGAAAGGTATTGTCGTTGTTGGGGGTGACAGTTCCTACAACTTCGGAGACTATCTTAATTCATCTATTGAAGAGATACTTCCTGTACGCTCCGAGCCAACAGACTGGACAGGTGGAAGAAGCATTGTTCTTATTCTGGACCTTTCAGGTAGTTTGGGAGGCGGAGATGTAGCTGTAAATGAATCAAAAAGTGACATGGAAACTCACACAATAAGTGAAGTATTATCAATGGCAAATAGCATCATTGATAACGAAGACCTTCGTGATTCAGATATGGCAGTTGTTTCGTTTACAGATTACGTGAATGATACATCTAATGGCTTCGTTACACTATCTAATGAAAACGATAGAGAGAAATTGATGGATACTGTTTCAAGGTTAACAGCACAACTTACTGATAAATCACATCTGGATGATGCACTTTCACTTGCTGAGGAAGAACTGAACCAAAAAGGTGGACAATCCTTGGTGCTTATTATTTCAGATGGAGGTATTGGGTCTGATATCTATGAGGACAGTGTGGATATCGCATCTCGAATGCATGATAATGGAGTTAATTTCATTTTTGTTCACGTATATTCAACTCAAAATTATCAAAAAGATGATGATGGGAACTATTATGCTGAATTGTTTATATCCTCAATAGGACAAGATACTGGTTATTATCATACAGAAAAAGACACATTCACTGTAAATATTGACTTTGGAACCGCTGATGAGGAACAACCTGACTTTGAGGAAGACACTGACCTTGGTGAGTTCCCTCTGATAGAACTTAACTCAAAGCACTTCATCACAAAGAACATTGATATTGAAGGCAGTGTAACAGGCTATAACGATGTTACACCAAAAGCCGGAGCTGACAGGCTTATCATAACAAGTACAGGCAAACCAATACTTACCACATGGAGATACGGACTTGGAAGAGTAGCCGCCGTTACTACCGATAACGGTCTTGGTGGTGACAACATGTGGGCAACTGAGCTTTACTCCGGAAACAATTCAAAACTCATATCTTCAACAGTGAATTGGGCAATCGGCAATCCGGTAGAGGAAAGTGGAGCTGTTGTTGAAGCAGCTGATACATGGTATGGTACTCCCACCACAATTGAACTTACCATGTATGATGAAGGAATACCAACTCTGAAGCTTGATGGTGAAACACTTGATCTTTCACTGACAGGAACAAATGTCTATGAAGCTGTGATCGAACCGGAACCAATAGGAATGCACGACCTTTCCGGCTATCCGGTAGCAGTTAACTATGCCCTTGAGTACAGGAATATGGGACTCAATGAAGATATGGCTGCCCTTATCACCGCAAACGGTGGCAGTATATATACATCTGTAACTGAAGCAAGATCAAGCATATTTGAAGAAGCACAGGATAATTCTGAAAAACTTGTCAAGGAAAGTGTCAGCCAGAAGATCTACTTCCTGCTCGCAGCTCTTATCATATTCCTTGGTGAAGTGACCATTAGAAGAATTAAAGAAATAAAGGAAATGAAACAACAGGAAAAAGAAATCAAGCCTGAAATTTGA
- a CDS encoding AAA family ATPase — MASEMNSRDLSQTYKMAGDMFVTLFNEIGKVVVGQAETVEQIVIAILCNGHALVESNPGLGKTLTISTISKAMDLNFSRIQCTPDLMPADITGTQIIEESDGHKEFKFEYGPIFANIVLADEINRASPKTQSSLLEAMQEKQITVGNDTYILEQPFFILATQNPIEMEGTFPLPEAQLDRFLLKVLVDYPSYEDEIEIVNRYTKSISPSVNKVVNKNTLLDLQRLTRDVPVADDIRNRAIKIVMSTRISSEFIEYGASPRASIGIILAAKARALIKGRNYVSAEDIDAMAYPVLRHRIVLTFEAERRGVTTDQVIKSILEKIK, encoded by the coding sequence ATGGCTAGTGAGATGAACTCAAGGGATCTGTCGCAAACATACAAAATGGCTGGCGATATGTTCGTAACCCTTTTCAATGAAATCGGAAAGGTAGTTGTAGGCCAGGCAGAAACAGTAGAACAGATAGTGATCGCAATACTTTGTAATGGGCATGCACTTGTTGAAAGTAATCCGGGTCTTGGAAAAACCCTTACCATTTCCACTATTTCAAAGGCAATGGATCTGAACTTCAGCAGGATACAGTGTACACCGGACCTTATGCCTGCAGATATCACAGGAACCCAGATAATAGAGGAAAGTGACGGGCACAAGGAATTCAAGTTCGAATACGGACCTATTTTTGCAAACATCGTGCTTGCTGATGAAATTAACCGTGCATCACCAAAGACACAGTCATCACTGCTGGAAGCTATGCAGGAAAAGCAGATCACTGTGGGAAATGACACTTACATTCTTGAGCAGCCATTTTTCATACTTGCAACCCAGAACCCGATAGAAATGGAAGGAACATTCCCGCTTCCTGAAGCTCAGCTTGACAGGTTCCTGCTCAAGGTACTGGTTGATTATCCAAGCTATGAGGATGAGATCGAGATCGTTAACCGCTATACAAAATCAATTTCTCCAAGCGTCAACAAGGTTGTGAATAAGAATACATTACTTGACCTTCAGAGACTCACAAGGGACGTACCTGTTGCAGATGACATCAGGAACAGGGCAATCAAGATTGTCATGTCAACACGTATCAGTAGTGAGTTTATCGAATACGGTGCATCTCCAAGGGCATCCATTGGTATTATCCTGGCAGCAAAGGCAAGAGCACTTATCAAGGGACGCAATTATGTCAGTGCCGAGGATATCGATGCCATGGCATATCCTGTACTCAGACACAGGATCGTTCTCACCTTCGAAGCTGAAAGGAGAGGCGTGACCACTGACCAGGTTATCAAGAGCATACTTGAGAAGATAAAGTAA
- the pheA gene encoding prephenate dehydratase, producing the protein MRIGVLGLKGSYSEKAAKQWITKNVLENDNILEHCSDIQDVFTLLENKQCDIGVVPLENSIEGSVGITLDLLLEKDVNIIGETIVTIEHCLLSRGKKEDIKVVLSHPQGLGQCRNFLKKTFPLAELRTTGSTSHAAKLATEFEEMAAIASPETADVYKLDILMPNIQDRKHNHTRFVIITRSETTEDIIRSLRPTDSCDPYKTSIIVYLDRDRPGALYSILGEFAKNNINLTRIESRPSKKVLGDYVFYIDFEGNISDDIIKDAIYNIESSVGMLKMLGSYPELNSSCESN; encoded by the coding sequence ATGAGAATTGGAGTACTTGGGCTTAAAGGCTCATATTCGGAAAAAGCTGCAAAGCAGTGGATTACAAAAAATGTACTGGAAAATGACAATATTCTGGAGCATTGCTCTGATATTCAGGATGTTTTTACCCTTCTTGAAAACAAACAATGTGACATAGGGGTTGTACCTCTTGAAAATTCAATTGAAGGATCAGTGGGTATTACCCTGGACCTGCTTCTGGAAAAAGATGTAAACATCATCGGCGAGACTATTGTTACAATAGAACACTGCCTTCTTTCAAGAGGAAAGAAAGAAGACATAAAAGTGGTACTTTCACACCCGCAAGGCCTGGGACAATGCCGTAACTTCCTGAAAAAGACATTCCCGCTTGCAGAGCTGAGAACCACAGGGAGCACATCCCATGCTGCAAAACTTGCAACTGAGTTTGAGGAAATGGCTGCCATTGCTTCACCGGAAACAGCTGATGTTTACAAACTGGATATTCTTATGCCAAATATCCAGGACAGGAAACACAACCACACACGTTTTGTTATTATTACAAGATCTGAAACAACAGAAGACATTATCAGATCCCTGAGACCCACAGATTCATGTGATCCCTACAAAACATCAATAATAGTGTATCTTGACCGTGATCGTCCTGGTGCGCTTTATTCCATACTGGGAGAATTTGCAAAGAACAATATCAACCTTACAAGGATTGAGTCAAGACCATCAAAGAAAGTGCTTGGAGACTACGTTTTCTACATTGATTTTGAAGGAAACATAAGCGATGATATTATAAAAGATGCAATATATAACATAGAGTCGAGCGTAGGGATGTTGAAAATGCTTGGTTCGTATCCGGAACTAAACTCCAGTTGCGAATCCAATTAA
- a CDS encoding DUF4405 domain-containing protein — translation MKKNTLNYIVDIPLLAQSVIVSVTGVVLIFAGHGASFLGYDSRELLQMHEQIGLLMVAFSVIHLVLHWKWMACTTRNFFSSNSRSPVICETAQPVEE, via the coding sequence ATGAAGAAAAATACACTGAATTACATTGTGGACATACCATTGTTAGCACAGTCAGTCATAGTAAGCGTAACCGGAGTTGTACTGATATTTGCCGGTCATGGTGCCAGTTTCCTTGGATATGACAGCCGGGAACTGCTTCAGATGCATGAACAGATAGGACTCTTAATGGTAGCATTTTCAGTTATACATCTGGTATTGCACTGGAAGTGGATGGCCTGCACAACAAGAAATTTCTTCAGCAGTAATAGCAGATCACCTGTCATATGTGAAACAGCACAGCCAGTTGAAGAATAA
- a CDS encoding nucleoside deaminase: MDKFMQAAIDEAREGMEHNHGGPFGAIIVRDGKIVSRSHNEVLLTNDPTAHAEVLAIRKASEILENFDLSDCEIYTSSQPCPMCLAAIYWSRIKKVYFGTNKEDVAVIGFDDSRFYKLIRGEEDKNPLEIVNIDRKECLGLLREWEEKSDKKMY, encoded by the coding sequence ATGGACAAATTCATGCAGGCTGCTATAGACGAAGCACGTGAAGGAATGGAACACAACCACGGAGGACCTTTCGGAGCAATTATTGTCAGAGATGGAAAAATAGTATCCAGATCTCACAATGAAGTATTACTTACCAATGACCCGACAGCTCATGCTGAAGTCCTGGCAATTCGCAAGGCATCTGAGATACTGGAGAACTTTGACCTTTCTGACTGTGAAATTTATACCAGCTCCCAGCCCTGTCCCATGTGTCTTGCAGCAATCTACTGGTCACGGATAAAAAAGGTGTATTTTGGAACGAACAAGGAAGATGTCGCTGTAATAGGTTTTGATGACAGCCGTTTCTACAAATTGATCAGGGGAGAGGAAGATAAGAATCCTCTGGAGATAGTGAATATTGACAGAAAGGAATGTCTCGGACTTCTCAGAGAATGGGAGGAAAAGAGCGATAAAAAAATGTATTAA
- a CDS encoding DUF58 domain-containing protein — translation MSDKRHNIDVEFFRQLDRFTFMVRKRISTAYAGSRRSIHSGRGLDTIGYREYNQGDEIKSIDWKAYARSEKLYIRQFEEDKSLTTHILLDSSKSMDYSGGADLSKFEYATMLAAGFAYLVTKDNDKFAISTFAENVEFSKPRRGRKYLLKTIERLETVPIGGKTDINECTIQYGKAIHSRSLVILISDFMQDPKDIESAIYRFSDHDLILVQVLDRTESSLEIHGHSRLIDLESGVKLDTYISEDLKSEYQKKLTDHINHIGDTCSRVGAEFYTFTTDIPIFDAFFHTISRRKW, via the coding sequence ATGAGCGACAAGAGACATAATATAGATGTTGAGTTCTTCAGGCAGCTTGACCGCTTTACCTTCATGGTAAGGAAAAGAATATCAACCGCATATGCAGGTAGCAGGCGTTCCATCCATAGCGGAAGAGGTCTGGATACCATAGGCTACCGTGAGTATAACCAGGGAGATGAGATCAAGTCCATTGACTGGAAAGCATATGCAAGGTCTGAGAAACTCTATATCAGGCAATTCGAGGAAGATAAATCCCTGACAACCCATATTTTACTTGATTCCAGTAAGAGTATGGATTATTCAGGCGGAGCTGACCTCAGTAAATTCGAATATGCCACCATGCTTGCCGCAGGTTTTGCCTATCTTGTAACTAAAGACAATGATAAGTTTGCCATATCGACCTTTGCAGAGAATGTTGAATTCTCTAAACCCAGAAGAGGAAGAAAATACCTGCTCAAAACTATCGAAAGACTTGAGACGGTCCCTATCGGCGGCAAAACAGACATCAACGAATGTACTATCCAGTACGGAAAAGCCATACACTCACGATCACTTGTTATCCTTATCTCCGATTTCATGCAGGACCCTAAAGATATAGAGTCTGCAATCTACCGCTTTTCCGATCATGATCTTATACTTGTGCAGGTGCTTGACAGAACTGAAAGTTCCCTTGAGATCCACGGACATAGCAGGCTTATTGACCTGGAATCCGGCGTTAAGCTTGACACATATATCAGTGAGGATCTGAAGAGCGAATACCAGAAAAAGCTCACTGATCACATCAACCACATTGGTGACACATGCAGCAGGGTCGGTGCGGAATTCTACACCTTCACTACTGATATTCCGATATTTGATGCGTTCTTCCATACCATCAGCCGGAGGAAATGGTAA
- a CDS encoding BatA and WFA domain-containing protein: MPFDNPLALAALASVIPLIILYLLRPKPLQVQIPSLMFLMDIKEEKKRFYTSISKLVKDPLFFIQLFVLILLALAAASPYFESQEALSGDHTVIIIDGSASMQTDSRFSDAISKAEDYVSKTNTIILAESTPVTIIEEANAQATYNALESMEAKATVADMSSAISAAMRILSDQGGNIVVVSDFASWNGDDPVNSMKLAESYGLNVQFLLVGREADNTGIIQGSIEVEDGNYNYNGVIKNYRNSRQIVDVEIENLDNGKTSSASLTIPARSTKQLRLTTLGSGITEVRILDDDSLEADNTAYISIPKISDRQLLFVTDVDDLPSKIAISLIPTISIKQLEGVPDDLTDYSIVVIANKERALASNEISSLSSYLNGGGKAVFIASEALSSENAKTELVELLPVMPESVEDTDNGVTLEVVQDTRLSEDIKYDEVAMYKFLNVTSRIESTTLVATEDDVPMLVYGPVGDGTSVYFGINDITGDDAWNNFHNLPEYPVFWSKLAGWLGGTGSVQDYNLKTGTVSALAKEQEIQTPSTTDTVSRVLYDEVGVYQVAGKEIAVNLYNDKESDTTLEGDDVIERSQADDEPGIVRESSYTAKNYLDTYMIIIVFALVILELLIIRKRGEL; encoded by the coding sequence ATGCCTTTTGATAACCCGCTGGCACTGGCTGCCCTTGCAAGTGTAATTCCACTCATAATATTATACCTGCTCAGGCCAAAACCTCTTCAGGTGCAGATCCCATCCCTGATGTTCCTCATGGACATCAAGGAAGAGAAAAAACGGTTCTACACATCCATTTCTAAACTTGTAAAGGACCCTTTGTTCTTTATCCAGCTATTTGTACTCATACTCCTTGCGCTTGCTGCCGCATCCCCTTATTTCGAGAGTCAAGAGGCACTCAGCGGAGACCATACTGTGATTATCATTGACGGGTCTGCAAGTATGCAAACTGACAGCAGGTTCAGTGATGCGATATCAAAGGCAGAAGATTACGTCAGTAAGACAAACACCATTATCCTTGCAGAAAGCACACCGGTAACTATTATTGAAGAAGCGAATGCACAGGCAACCTATAATGCACTTGAATCAATGGAGGCAAAAGCAACTGTAGCAGACATGTCAAGTGCTATCTCAGCCGCCATGAGAATACTTAGTGACCAGGGAGGAAATATTGTTGTAGTTTCTGATTTTGCAAGCTGGAACGGTGATGACCCGGTAAATTCCATGAAACTTGCTGAATCCTACGGCCTTAATGTACAGTTCCTCCTTGTTGGCAGAGAAGCCGACAATACAGGAATAATACAGGGAAGTATTGAAGTTGAAGATGGAAATTACAATTATAACGGAGTTATCAAGAACTATCGAAACAGCAGGCAAATCGTGGATGTTGAGATAGAGAACCTTGACAATGGAAAGACAAGTTCCGCCTCACTTACAATACCTGCAAGATCAACAAAGCAGCTTCGCCTTACAACCCTTGGGTCAGGAATAACAGAGGTCAGGATTCTTGATGATGACAGCCTGGAAGCAGACAACACTGCCTATATTTCAATTCCAAAGATATCTGACAGGCAACTGCTCTTTGTGACAGATGTTGATGACCTGCCTTCCAAAATAGCAATTTCACTTATACCCACTATTAGCATTAAACAACTGGAAGGCGTGCCTGATGACCTTACAGATTACAGCATCGTGGTGATTGCCAACAAGGAGAGAGCACTTGCAAGCAATGAAATATCATCTCTTAGCAGTTACCTCAACGGCGGAGGAAAAGCCGTATTCATTGCAAGTGAAGCTCTGTCATCTGAAAATGCAAAGACTGAACTTGTTGAACTTCTTCCTGTGATGCCAGAATCTGTGGAAGACACAGATAACGGAGTGACGCTTGAAGTTGTTCAGGATACCAGACTCAGTGAAGATATAAAATACGATGAAGTGGCAATGTACAAATTCCTCAATGTTACATCCAGAATAGAATCTACAACTCTTGTTGCCACTGAAGATGACGTACCAATGCTTGTCTACGGACCTGTTGGTGATGGAACTTCCGTGTATTTCGGAATAAACGATATTACAGGTGATGACGCATGGAACAACTTCCATAACCTGCCTGAATATCCTGTTTTCTGGTCAAAGCTTGCCGGATGGCTCGGTGGTACCGGAAGCGTGCAGGATTATAACCTCAAAACAGGAACTGTTTCTGCACTGGCTAAGGAGCAGGAGATACAGACACCGAGCACAACGGATACTGTGAGCCGTGTGCTTTACGATGAGGTCGGTGTTTACCAGGTAGCCGGAAAAGAGATTGCTGTGAACTTATACAATGACAAGGAATCTGATACAACGCTTGAGGGTGATGATGTTATTGAACGCTCACAGGCTGACGATGAACCTGGCATAGTACGTGAAAGTTCGTATACCGCAAAGAATTACCTTGACACTTATATGATAATCATTGTTTTTGCATTAGTTATACTGGAGCTGCTTATAATAAGAAAGAGAGGTGAGCTCTGA
- a CDS encoding DUF7502 family protein has protein sequence MDVRSFVKKQEAALKKYRRLYKVLDFLGTAIILYLLLFYFRIDQVFPYISSFEVRAGTSYDILGASIAFETVALSLIAAFFSLIITVIRHLRDDKTKAIPLIEEQNPELHEKLRTAYDNSDENNLIVADLLSSVSSKIAVIASSALLTKRKLVIGVVLILLSGITTVYIIDNDIRTNLFDQGQLGDLVNNIPGLGNGDSSSGNDVYVFDDSGNEDSSSSGTENLTGDTAIIVQDGKEVDLTIPAGSGVGFEEGDTSEESDTDFDQSSPYERSIISAQTYDEELPEGYESIIKEYFEALAEAD, from the coding sequence ATGGACGTCAGGAGTTTTGTTAAAAAACAGGAAGCTGCACTGAAGAAATATCGCAGGTTATACAAAGTCCTGGATTTCCTTGGAACTGCTATCATTCTGTATTTATTGTTATTCTATTTCCGCATCGATCAGGTTTTCCCATATATCAGCAGTTTTGAAGTCCGCGCAGGGACCTCCTACGATATCCTGGGAGCCAGCATCGCATTTGAAACTGTTGCATTATCACTTATTGCAGCTTTCTTTTCGCTTATTATAACAGTTATTCGTCATCTTAGAGATGACAAGACTAAAGCGATCCCTCTTATTGAAGAACAAAACCCGGAACTGCATGAAAAACTGAGAACGGCATATGACAACTCCGATGAGAACAACCTCATCGTTGCAGACCTTCTAAGTTCGGTGTCTTCAAAGATAGCAGTGATCGCTTCATCAGCACTTCTTACAAAGAGAAAACTGGTGATAGGAGTTGTACTTATTCTATTATCCGGTATAACAACAGTCTACATTATAGACAATGACATTCGTACCAATCTTTTTGACCAGGGTCAACTTGGAGACTTGGTAAATAACATTCCCGGACTAGGTAATGGCGATTCATCATCTGGAAATGATGTTTATGTATTTGATGACTCGGGAAACGAAGATAGCAGCAGTTCAGGCACAGAGAACTTAACAGGAGATACTGCGATAATCGTTCAAGACGGGAAAGAAGTTGACCTGACAATCCCTGCAGGCTCAGGTGTCGGGTTTGAAGAAGGGGATACATCTGAGGAATCAGACACTGACTTTGACCAGTCCTCTCCTTATGAAAGGAGCATAATTTCAGCCCAGACCTATGACGAAGAATTACCTGAAGGCTACGAAAGTATCATCAAAGAGTACTTTGAAGCATTAGCTGAGGCTGATTAA
- a CDS encoding mechanosensitive ion channel family protein has protein sequence MDINQLIPAIVSLLVTLSLILIFDYLFHKKNLFSRERVIQQIIYILIIVIGLLLTIFTLPINVEDKNLVLTFVSIVIGAIITFSSTTFVANAMAGIMLRMINPFRVGDFIKTDGTFGRVTEIYFLHTQVQSIDRDLITIPNLTLVSKPLKTIRSSGTIITTSVSLGYNIPRKEIEKSLLQAAETTGLENPFVHVEKLGDFSISYKVGGLLKDVERIITTRSDFKKNVIDGLHNSDIEIVSPTYMNQRVFSEDYVCMPPKEDTRKAPKEKEPEVRTEDIIFDKAIMAQMLDRIYTIAEKLPDRRKDMEDKIKDISNENKMDELKEQINILAKKEEDINPEVQALRDLPDITSMPDDKDDEYIEKLVTAEKDITLLDNRHEDLEKKIFKALEQE, from the coding sequence ATGGACATTAATCAATTAATTCCGGCAATAGTATCATTACTGGTAACCCTCTCTTTAATACTTATTTTTGATTATCTGTTTCATAAAAAGAACCTTTTTTCCAGGGAAAGGGTAATTCAACAAATAATCTACATCCTGATAATAGTAATCGGACTTTTACTTACAATATTTACATTGCCAATCAACGTTGAAGACAAGAACCTTGTCCTGACCTTTGTAAGTATTGTTATCGGTGCTATAATCACTTTCTCTTCCACGACCTTTGTAGCAAACGCAATGGCCGGGATCATGCTCCGTATGATAAATCCTTTCAGGGTAGGAGACTTTATCAAAACCGATGGGACTTTTGGCAGGGTTACAGAGATCTATTTCCTGCACACCCAGGTTCAGTCTATAGACCGTGATCTAATCACAATTCCAAATCTTACCCTTGTTTCAAAGCCCCTGAAGACCATAAGATCATCGGGTACTATTATTACTACAAGTGTTTCTCTGGGATACAACATACCCAGAAAGGAAATAGAAAAAAGTCTTCTTCAGGCTGCTGAGACAACGGGACTTGAAAATCCTTTTGTTCATGTCGAAAAACTTGGTGACTTTTCAATAAGCTATAAAGTCGGAGGGCTTCTGAAGGACGTGGAGAGGATTATTACCACAAGATCCGATTTTAAGAAGAACGTTATTGACGGTCTTCATAATTCTGACATAGAGATAGTTTCACCCACATACATGAACCAGAGAGTTTTCAGCGAGGACTATGTGTGCATGCCACCAAAGGAAGATACAAGGAAAGCTCCAAAAGAAAAAGAACCTGAAGTCCGGACTGAAGATATCATCTTTGACAAGGCTATAATGGCCCAGATGCTTGACAGGATCTATACAATAGCTGAAAAACTCCCTGATCGTAGAAAGGACATGGAAGATAAGATCAAAGATATCTCTAATGAAAATAAAATGGATGAACTAAAAGAGCAGATCAATATACTTGCTAAAAAGGAAGAGGACATAAATCCAGAAGTCCAGGCACTCAGAGATCTTCCGGATATAACATCCATGCCTGATGATAAAGATGATGAATATATAGAAAAACTTGTTACTGCTGAAAAAGATATAACTCTTCTGGATAACAGGCATGAAGACCTTGAGAAGAAAATATTTAAAGCTCTTGAACAAGAATGA